The nucleotide sequence CCACTTCAGCGCCATGCCGGCCAGCATCACCGCCTCGCTGGAGCCGATGGCGGAGACACCTACGGGGTCGGCATCCTTGGGTGCATTGAACAGCCGCGCGATCATGTTTACGCAGCGTGTCTCGATCTCGGCGGTCTGCGGATACTCGTCCCGGTCGATCATGTTCTTGTCGAAGGTCTCGGCCATCAGCCGCTCGGCCTCGGGCTCCATCCAAGTGGTTACGAAGGAGGCCAGGTTCAGCCGGGCGTTGCCGTCGAGCATGAGCTCATCGTGGATGAGCTGGTAGGCCGTGCGCGGGGGCATCTCGGACTGGGGGAGGGCGTATTTAGGCACCGGGCGCGACATGACTCGCGAGCCGTAGGTGGGCGCAAGCTCGGCGTCGGGTTTCAACTTTTTGACCATGTTTTCCGTCACTCCGCTCCGGTATGGCTGCTGCAGGCAGGGCGGCGCCAGCGGTAAAGCAGCAGCAGAATCCGCATAACCGCCAATGCGGCGAGCATGCCCGAGGCATAGAAGGCCGTCGCGAACCCGTTGCCCGGCGGCAGCAGGCCGATGACAAGCCAGACTGTCGTGGTGGCGAAACCCGTGCCCGCAACGCACCACAGACCCCAGGTCCGTCCGCCAGGTACGCGATACGGTCGTGGCGTGTCCGGCTCACTGTAGCGTAGCCGGATCGCGGCGGCTAACAGCAGAAGATACATTCCGCAGTAGATCACCACGGCCATGGAGGTGCGTATCAGAAAAGCGGTATCCACGGACGGCACGACGCGAAACACGAGGGCTACCGCGCTCATGGCAAGCGTCTGCAGCATCGGCAGATTGCTCGGTACGCCGCGACGGTTTACCGACTGCAGACAAGGGGCAGGTTGCCGTCGCAGCCGGCCGCCCACGACCCCTTGACGGGGCCGACCACCCAGGTATTGACCTGCCCGGCGGCGCCCAGCGCCACCAATACAGCGGCTGCCGGAACAAGCACTGCCAGTTGCCAAGTAGCAAGCAGTGCCTGCAATGCCTGTAAGCTGCCCGAGACCATGTCCAGGCGGCTCGCGGGCACCACCACGGCCACGGCGAGTCCGCCCAGCAGCGTCAACACAAAGCCGATCACGGTGGCGGCGAAGAAGGCGATCGAATCATCCGGGCGCACGTTGCGGATCTCGCGCGCATGGCTGGCGGATACCTCGATGCCGACCACGCCGAATAGGAAGCTCAGAAACAGCACCAGGCTCTCCCGCGGGTGGGACAGGGGCAACCAGCCGGAGGGCGCGGTCGAGAGGGCCCGGTGAACGGGTTTGCCTCGCGCCACCTGGACGATGGTACGTGATGTTATTAATCCGGCAACAAAGCCGCGTTAAGTGCTTACCGGTGAGCCGGGTTAACCCATCAAATCACTGGCGTCGCGGTCTTTCCAGACATGCGTGGGCAGCACCCAGCCCGTTTGCGGCGGAATACGTCGGCCTGTAAGCGCGTCGATCGACAACGCCACAATATAACCACGATCACCGCCCGGCCACGGATCCGGTAGATCCGTCGGTTCGTAGCGGTCAGCCAGCGCCAGGCGCCCACGTACGAGAACACTCCAGCCAGAATGCCGGTTGGGGTCGGTCCCGTCGATCTGGAAGCTTGCCGGCAGGGCGCGGCTGGCAGCAGTCTGTTTGGTTCCTTCGCCGGTATGGAACCAGATGGCATCGTTATGCAGTGTGTAATTCACGGGCAGTACGTCCGGACTCGGATCGTTGTTGACTGCGATGCGTCCGAAATGATGCGAGGCAAGTAACTGACGACAAGTCGCCTCGTCCAATTCCGTTATTCGCCCGGTCTGTTCGGTTGGTTCCATGTCATTTCGGTCCTTTTTGCTAAACCTTGAACGATGATTGCGGGTAAAAGCGAGTTATTCAATACGCCCTCCATTGACGATGCCCGGCGATCGTACTTGTGTTATTCGACACGGTGCGTGTATCGGCACAGCATCAGCTGCAACTTTGACATGCCCGGTGGCTCGGCTATTGGAGTGTCTCCCGTGAGACCCGAACCACGCCACCCACGGTAATTTTTCGATACCCATGCTGATGGGCCAGACCCTTGTCCGGCTTCGGCCTTCGCGCATCCCGGCTGACGCCAGCGAGCAGCGCGATTGCTTGGCACCGCCCGCGCCAGGGTGCCAGAGCACTCCCGCCTCGACTGCTGGCAGACAACGATAATCAGTGGTTTGCGCTGTTGTCCTGTAAAAAGAAATCACAGTTCACCAAAGAGCTATAGGCAACTCTGGTATACGCGGGGACTTGGTCTAGCGGCGCTCCAGTGATCGCTGACTCGCGCGTCTGCTCAATGCCGTCTACGACAGTAGGCGCCAATAAAGGCATCGAAGGCGGTGTCGGCATCGGCGCGGGTCCCGGCCATCCAGATCGCCTGCTGCGCCGACTTGGCCTTGGGCTGGGTTTTCTTCGGCGATTTGTTGTTCAGGACGTTCGCGGTCTCGTCGACCCAGCAGCACTGATGGCGGTGGTCGGAGACACCTGGGCGTTGACTTTCCGGAAACCGAGGGGCCCCGTTGCCGACTATTTCAACCCCGCCTGTATATCACTTTCGAGCGTAGCTTTAACAAATCCGGCGAGGGGATACCGAGTGGCCTGTGACCTTTTCCGGCCCAGACCGAATTACACGAGCGATGCTGCACTAACCGGCTGTGGCTGGGTTGACGTGTATCAAGTGTGCGTCGCCGCCGTGCTGAAATGATTGGCTGACAGGCTACGGCTTGTCGCCGCCGCGAGCGTGCGGCGTTGCGGTCGCCCGCGGTTTGCCGGGCACGATTTCTTCGGGAGGATGGCTCCGGCGGAACCTCACCACGTCGGGTGGCACGGGGCGATCCCGGCGCTGGAGGGGATGTCGGGCGCGGATGAACACATTTATCTTGCAAAAAGGGGATGTGTTGTCTCGCGCAGGCTATATATTGAGTGTCTGTTTCGATTATCGGATGGCCCATTGGCGGTCACTCCGGAGTGCGCAAGGGTAACGGCATGTCAGGTCAGAAGTATGTTCTGGAAGTTCAGGCGCGGTTGCCGGATGCGTTGTCGGAGCTCAAGGCGCTATCCGAGAACCTGCTCTATGCGTGGGACCGTCATATCCGCGGTCTTTTCTGGCGCATGGATACGGCCCTGTGGGAGCGATGCGGTCACAATCCCAAGGTTTTTCTGCGCCGTATTTCGCAGGAGCGCCTGGCCGAGCTGGCCGGAAACGCGGCGTTTCTCGAGGAATACCAGTATGTGCTCGGCCTGTTCCGCACTTACCGGGATCAGACCCGGACACCGTCAGCGCTTGTGGCGGAAAAGATGGGGGCGGAAGACGGCTTGATCGCCTATTTCTGCGCCGAGTACGGGCTGCATGAGAGTCTGCCCATCTATTCCGGCGGGCTGGGTATTCTGGCCGGAGATCATTGCAAGGCGGCCAGCGGGCTGGGGCTGCCTTTCGTGGCCGTGGGCCTGATGTATCGACAGGGCTATTTCCGGCAGCAGATCGAGCGCGACGGCACCCAGAATGCGATATTTCAGCCCCATGATCTGCGCGATCTGCCGATTATGCGGGTCGATGGGGATGATGGCGAGCCGCTGCAGATCACTGTGCCGTTCCCGGATCGCGAGGTGGCGGTCCAGATATGGAAGGCCGAGATCGGCCATCTGGCACTTTACCTGCTCGATACCGATGTCGCCGACAATGCCAGGTCCGATTGCTCGATCACTTTTCAACTCTATGGCGGCGACCGGCGCCGCCGGATCGAGCAAGAGCTGATCCTCGGTGTCGGTGGCGTGCGCGCCCTGCGCGCCCTCGGACTGAAGCCGTCGGTGTGGCACGTCAATGAAGGGCATGCGGCGTTTCTGATGATCGAGCGCTGCCGCGAGGCGATCGAAGCCGGCATGCGCTTCGAGGCCGCTATGGAGCAGGTGGCCGGTGCGACCGTTTTCACCACCCATACGCCGGTAGCGGCCGGGCATGATGTGTTCGAGCCCGATCTGGCGGCGACCTACCTTGGCCCGTATGCCAGGGCCATGAACCTCGATCTTGATGAGTTGCTCGCACTCGGGCAGAGCGAGCAGAACGACGCGGCCTTCAACATGACCACGCTGGCGCTGCGCACGTCGCGTTATCAGAACGCGGTGAGTCGTATCCACCGCGGCGTGACGGCCGGGATGGAGAGCCATATCTGGCCCCAGGTGCCGGTTGATGAGTCGCCGTTGCAGTACGTGACCAACGGGGTACACGTGCAGACTTTTCTGTCGCGGCAATGGAGTTATTTCTTTGACATGCATGCGCCGGGCTGGCGCGTTCGGCAGTGCGACCACCATTTCTGGCGCAATCTGGTCGAATCCATCCCCGATCAGCAGTTCTGGCTCCAGCGCATGTCGATCAAGGCCGATATGCTGGATTACGTCGCCCGGTGTCTGACGCGCCAGTATCGGCGCCAAGGCGTCGGCGACGCCCATATCGAGCGCCGGCTGGCGGTGCTGCGGCCCACCTTCGGACGCGATCCCATGGTCATGGTGTTCGCGCGGCGGTTCGCCACCTACAAGCGGGCGACGTTGCTGCTGCGCGATCCGGACCGGCTGGCGGCGTTGCTCAATGACGCCGAGCGGCCGGTCATCCTGCTGTTTGCGGGCAAGGCTCATCCTGCGGACGAACCCGGCCAGGCACTGATCCGCACGCTCGTGGAGTATTCGAGAAAGCCGCAATTCGCGGGCCGGTTGTTCGTACTGGAGGATTATGACCTGGCGCTGGGCCGCCAGCTCGTGGCCGGCGCGGACGTCTGGCTCAATACGCCTTTATACCCGATGGAGGCCTGTGGTACGTCGGGCCAGAAGGCAGCGCTCAACGGCGCGCTCAATGTGAGTGTCCTCGACGGCTGGTGGGGCGAGGGGTTTCAGGGCGACAACGGCTGGGGCATCACGCCCTACAGCCACAGCGATCCCGACCGGCGCGACCACTACGAAGCCGAAGACCTGCTCGATCTGCTGGAAGACGAGGTGGTGCCCCTTTATTTCAACCGTGGCGACCTGGGTTATTCACCCGGCTGGATAGCGCGTGCCAAGGCCGCGATTTATACCGTGCTGCCGCGTTTCAATGCCCAGCGCATGCTGCTCGATTACATCGAAAACCTGTATCTTCCGGCCACTCGCCACGGCCGCCGGCTCGCAGAAGACGACGGCCAGCCCGCGGCCGATCTGGTCGCCTGGAAACAACGCGTAGCGCAGGCCTGGCCGGGCGTGACGCTCAGTCGCAGCAATGGGCGTGCCGAGCAGATCGACAGCGGGGATACGCTGGAATTGCATGTCGCGGTCGAACTTCAGGGCCTGGGGGCCGATGACCTGCAGCTTGAATGCGTGATGACCCGCGTCCGCGACGACGGCGAGACCGAGTCGGCGATCTGCTGTCGCCTGGTGCCCGAAAACGGCGACAACGGGACCGCGATCTATCGACTGGCCGAACCCATCGAGGTGCCGGGGCTCTATGAGTATCAGGTGCGAGCCTATCCTTGTCATCCGATGCTGGCGCATCCGTTCGAGACCGGCCTGATGCGCTGGCTCTAAGGCCCTAGCCGGGCACCAGGCGACCGTACAGCTGGTTGAGCGATCGATATTCGGCGCTCGTATGGCCGTCGTCCGGCACCTGATCGAGTTGCCACGACCAGTTTCCGACCGCGGTGCCGGGACGATTCATGCGGGCCCCGGCGCCCAGGCCCAGCAGATCCTGCATCGGCAATATGGCCAGTTGTGCAACCGAAGCCAGCACTTCACGTCGCAGCGCCGCGGGTACGTCCGCCGGGCCGCCCAGATAATCCCGGGCGTGCTGTTGAACCGCGTCGCTGCAGTCCTCGGTCCACCAGCCGACCAGCGTATTGTTGTCGTGCGTTCCGCTGTAGACGACGGTCTGCGGGACGTGGTTGTGCGATAAGTGCACATTGTCGGCTCCGCCGCCGAATGCGAACTGCATCACCCGCATGCCCGCCAGGCCGGCACGATGACGTAACTGGTCGACGTCCGCGGTGATCTGGCCCAGATCTTCGGCCACCAGCGGCAGCGGGCCGAGCGCCGCGGTCAGACCCGCGAGCAGCGCCGCGCCCGGGCCGGGCGCCCACTGGCCGGTGGCCGCGTCCGGGCTGTCGATCGGCACCTGCCAGGCGGCGACCAGACCGCGGAAATGATCCAGCCGCACGAGATCGAACAGGGCCAGTTGGCGCCGCAGGCGTTCGATCCACCACTGCCAGCCGTTTGCCCGCATCGCCGTCCAGTCGTAATGCGGCATGCCCCAGAGCTGCCCGCCAGCGGAAAAATAATCCGGCGGCACGCCGGTATTGGCGGTCATGCGGCCCTGGTCGTCGAGCTGGAACAGTGGACGCTGCGCCCAGACGTCGGCGCTATCGTAGGCGACGAAAAACGACAGATCGCCGAATAGCCGGATGCCGCGCTGGTGCGCCTGTTCACGGAGCTGCGACCAGGCGCGGTGGCAGCGATACTGGCGCCGGTAGATGGCGTGAATGCGCTCGGCATGGCGCTTGCCGGCCGCCTCAAGCGCCCGGGGTTCGCGATTGCGCAGGCCGGGCGGCCACTCATACCAGGGCCGGCGGTGTTCCTGTCGCAGCGCCATGTAAAGGGCATAATTCGGCAGCCAGTAATGCTGTGCGGCGACAAACGAGGACAGATGGGCCGGATCGCCGGCCGCGCATGCATCGGCGGGGTCGATCAGCGTCGGGTCGATCGCGAATACCGAGGCACTGCGATAGGGGCTGCCCGTCTCATCGCGCGGGTTCAGTGGCAGCGTCTGCCACACGCTGAAGCCCGCAGCGCAGAGAAAATCGCAGAACCGCACGGCCTCGGCGCCCAGGCGGCCCTGTGCGCCGGGCCCGGGCAGCGAGGTCGGGTGCAGCAGGACGCCGCTGCGTCGTACATCGAGCGCTTGCCGCATGATCGTCAGTGGGCGCGACGCATGGTATCCACGTGGCCCCGGCTTACGCCATGCGTGAACACATGCGCCAGCGTATCCGGTGGATCGCGACCCAGGAGTTGATACAGCGCCGCCAGATGTACCCGGAACAGCCGTTCGAAGTGGGTCACCGTATCGGCCGCACTGTCGCCGCCGAACCACCAGAACCAGTCCGAGGCCTCGCACAGCGAGAGTTGGCGCTCCGCCGCCGCGCGAGTGGCCTCGTCCAGCGCCGGCGCTGACTGGTCGAACACATGCTTGGCGGCCGCCAGCATGTCCCACGCCCGATTTTTCTCGCTGTCCCCGATCCAGGTCGAGAACGTGCCGTAGACCCAGCTGCCGGCGACGAGTCGCGGCAAGCGGGTGGTGGCCTCGCCATGTTCAGCCAGATAGCCCGAAAAGGTGGTGGTGGCAAGGCGCTCGTGGGCCGCCAGCGCGGTGTAGAGCGCATCGAGAAAATGGTAGCCGTTGTCAGGGTAGTATTCCCAGGCGTTTTCACCGTCGAGAATGATCGGCACCACCATGGGACCGTCATCCGTTCGCCCGGCGTCGATCGTCTCCAGGCGCTCAACGAGATCGGCCACGGCGTCGTCGGCATGCCAGTCGCGATAGACGAAACCGATGGCGTCGGCCAATGCATCATCGCGAAAGAAGCAAGCCGGTCCGTCCGGGTCCAGGCGGTAGGCGCGATAGAGCGCCTCCGCGCCCGGTTCGTCGGCGCCGAGGCTATGGCGAAGCACGGCCTGGCCGCTGGCCACCCAGTCGAAGCCGGCCTCGCCTGCCAGTGCCACACTGCGCCGGCAGACGCCGCCTTCGGCCGGCCAGCAGCCGACTGGTGGTTTGCCGAAGAACCGTTCGAAGGTTTCACGCGCCCGGGCGAGCTGCCAGCGCGCCCGGGTTTCGCCTTCCGGGTAGGCGGCGCTCAGCGGCATCGGGCATTCCGGCCAGGCGGCGCGCGCGCTGTTGAGGTCCAGCAGCAGCGGCAGAATAGGGTGGCTGTACGGCGTGATCGACAGCTCGATGCGGCCGGCATCGGCGAGC is from Salinisphaera sp. LB1 and encodes:
- the malQ gene encoding 4-alpha-glucanotransferase, which codes for MRQALDVRRSGVLLHPTSLPGPGAQGRLGAEAVRFCDFLCAAGFSVWQTLPLNPRDETGSPYRSASVFAIDPTLIDPADACAAGDPAHLSSFVAAQHYWLPNYALYMALRQEHRRPWYEWPPGLRNREPRALEAAGKRHAERIHAIYRRQYRCHRAWSQLREQAHQRGIRLFGDLSFFVAYDSADVWAQRPLFQLDDQGRMTANTGVPPDYFSAGGQLWGMPHYDWTAMRANGWQWWIERLRRQLALFDLVRLDHFRGLVAAWQVPIDSPDAATGQWAPGPGAALLAGLTAALGPLPLVAEDLGQITADVDQLRHRAGLAGMRVMQFAFGGGADNVHLSHNHVPQTVVYSGTHDNNTLVGWWTEDCSDAVQQHARDYLGGPADVPAALRREVLASVAQLAILPMQDLLGLGAGARMNRPGTAVGNWSWQLDQVPDDGHTSAEYRSLNQLYGRLVPG
- a CDS encoding glycoside hydrolase family 57 protein; its protein translation is MTEAALSPLQIVLCWHMHQPDYFDPTSGRFQDPWTYLHATKDYVDMVAHLEAHPDVRAVVNFSPVLLEQIEAYATDLAAVAVGGGPIHDPLLAALQQPLIPNEREERLMLLRACLRGAENPLFAHFPVYQKLVDTARHMLAQPDEISYLHDQFFVDLLVWYHLGWIGETVRRTDQRVQDLLAHQRHYSMLQCRTLVAVISELITNVVDRYRALADAGRIELSITPYSHPILPLLLDLNSARAAWPECPMPLSAAYPEGETRARWQLARARETFERFFGKPPVGCWPAEGGVCRRSVALAGEAGFDWVASGQAVLRHSLGADEPGAEALYRAYRLDPDGPACFFRDDALADAIGFVYRDWHADDAVADLVERLETIDAGRTDDGPMVVPIILDGENAWEYYPDNGYHFLDALYTALAAHERLATTTFSGYLAEHGEATTRLPRLVAGSWVYGTFSTWIGDSEKNRAWDMLAAAKHVFDQSAPALDEATRAAAERQLSLCEASDWFWWFGGDSAADTVTHFERLFRVHLAALYQLLGRDPPDTLAHVFTHGVSRGHVDTMRRAH
- a CDS encoding pyridoxamine 5'-phosphate oxidase family protein encodes the protein MEPTEQTGRITELDEATCRQLLASHHFGRIAVNNDPSPDVLPVNYTLHNDAIWFHTGEGTKQTAASRALPASFQIDGTDPNRHSGWSVLVRGRLALADRYEPTDLPDPWPGGDRGYIVALSIDALTGRRIPPQTGWVLPTHVWKDRDASDLMG
- a CDS encoding amino acid permease, whose protein sequence is MARGKPVHRALSTAPSGWLPLSHPRESLVLFLSFLFGVVGIEVSASHAREIRNVRPDDSIAFFAATVIGFVLTLLGGLAVAVVVPASRLDMVSGSLQALQALLATWQLAVLVPAAAVLVALGAAGQVNTWVVGPVKGSWAAGCDGNLPLVCSR
- the glgP gene encoding alpha-glucan family phosphorylase gives rise to the protein MSGQKYVLEVQARLPDALSELKALSENLLYAWDRHIRGLFWRMDTALWERCGHNPKVFLRRISQERLAELAGNAAFLEEYQYVLGLFRTYRDQTRTPSALVAEKMGAEDGLIAYFCAEYGLHESLPIYSGGLGILAGDHCKAASGLGLPFVAVGLMYRQGYFRQQIERDGTQNAIFQPHDLRDLPIMRVDGDDGEPLQITVPFPDREVAVQIWKAEIGHLALYLLDTDVADNARSDCSITFQLYGGDRRRRIEQELILGVGGVRALRALGLKPSVWHVNEGHAAFLMIERCREAIEAGMRFEAAMEQVAGATVFTTHTPVAAGHDVFEPDLAATYLGPYARAMNLDLDELLALGQSEQNDAAFNMTTLALRTSRYQNAVSRIHRGVTAGMESHIWPQVPVDESPLQYVTNGVHVQTFLSRQWSYFFDMHAPGWRVRQCDHHFWRNLVESIPDQQFWLQRMSIKADMLDYVARCLTRQYRRQGVGDAHIERRLAVLRPTFGRDPMVMVFARRFATYKRATLLLRDPDRLAALLNDAERPVILLFAGKAHPADEPGQALIRTLVEYSRKPQFAGRLFVLEDYDLALGRQLVAGADVWLNTPLYPMEACGTSGQKAALNGALNVSVLDGWWGEGFQGDNGWGITPYSHSDPDRRDHYEAEDLLDLLEDEVVPLYFNRGDLGYSPGWIARAKAAIYTVLPRFNAQRMLLDYIENLYLPATRHGRRLAEDDGQPAADLVAWKQRVAQAWPGVTLSRSNGRAEQIDSGDTLELHVAVELQGLGADDLQLECVMTRVRDDGETESAICCRLVPENGDNGTAIYRLAEPIEVPGLYEYQVRAYPCHPMLAHPFETGLMRWL